One Streptosporangium becharense genomic window, GGTCTGGGCGACCGTGTTCGCGGTCCTGGTGTACGGGGAGGCGGCAGGGTGGCCGCTCCTGGTCGGCGGCGGCTGCGTGCTGGCGGCCACGGTGCTGGTCACCGTGCCGTCCGGGAGTCGCCCGGCGCGTGACCGTCCCGTCCGCGACCGTGTCGTCTGGGAGTCGCCCGGCCCGTGACCGTGCCGCCCGCGACCGCCCGGTTCGCGACCGTCTCGCCTGTGGCCGTTCCGTCCGGGGCTCCTCGGAGCGGAGCGGTCCGCTGCCCGCTGGCGCGGCGGGCGGGGGAGAGGGCCGCCGCTACGGGGCCTGCCCGGCCTCGGCGATCCGGTGGAGGAAACGGTGCTGAGCCCGCGACTCGACCGCTCCGGCGGCGTAGGCGGCCCGCACCCAGCCGACGGCCTGCGCCGGGGACATCCCCTGGAGGACGGCGAGGGCGGCCAGGGCGGTTCCGGTGCGTCCGCGGCCACCACCGCAGGCGATCTCGACGCGCTCGCCACGCTCGATCCGCGCGAGGGTCGCGCGTAGCTGGTCCGTCGCCTCCCCGGGCCGGCGCGGGGCCGAGAAGTCCGGCCAGTCGACGCGCTCGTACGGCCAGGGCGGCGTCCACGGCCGCAGCCCGACCAGGTAGCGGCCGTAGAGGCCGGGCCGCTCAGGAGGGTGTCCCAGAAGGTACAGCCCGAACTGCGGGGGCGGGTCCGGTGCCGGAGTGCCGCGTCGTAACCCCCGGGCCAGCACCATGCCTCCGGCCGGTAGCTCAAGTGTTCTCACCCGGTGTTCCCCTCTCGTCCCTCCACCCCGAATCCGGCCGAGCCGGCCTCGTCATCGGTGGTCGAGCCGTCGAGCGTAGCCGGTGGCGGACTCCTCGGTGAACCCGCCGCTCACCGAACGCGGCTCCGTCGGCGGGGGTGAAGGACATCCGGAGCGTCCACCGCGGAACTCGGCCCGGTTGAGTAATCTCGGAACCGGGTTCTCCGGGCGGCGACGCCGCTTCCGGTCCCGTGTCGTGCGTGAAGTCGGAGGTGATCACGATGCATCCGGTCCCATGACGGCCCCAGCCAGGGGCGTCACGGAGCCGAAAGGTGACCGTATGAGCAAGACCGACAAGACCCGGCCCTGGTGGGTGCGGATGGCCGACGCGCCGATGGCGACCTGCCTGCCGGTTCATGATCATCGGCTCGGAGCGTGCACGCTGCCGGACGAGATCACCGCCGACAGCGCGTCCCTGAGCCACCGCACGAGCGGCTGTCACTGGAGCACCACCGCCTACGCCTACCACCGCTTCGGTTTCGGCGACGGAGGCCGGGAGGGGTCCTGTCTCCGACGTGAGGAGCGTCGCCGCAGCCGTCACCGAGCACGCCGCGAGCTGCGCGCCTATCGCGACGACGACTGAGGAGAAGGAAGAAGGCGGAGAGGCCGGACGACGGCGGGCACCGCCCTTTCCCCCGCGGTACCGAGCCGGGTGGGAACCTGCGGTCCGGCTACCCTCCGCTTCAGCCGGGCACGTCGAGGCGCTGGGTGCCGATGACCGACAGCAGCCGCAGTGCCTCCTCGGAGGAGGAGCCGGGATCGGCGGTGTAGATCACGACCCGCTGGTCCCGGTCGGCGATGTCCAGCACGTCGCAGTTGACGGTGATCGGCCCGACCAGCGGGTGCCGGAAGGTCTTGCGCAGGTCGGGCCGGGCCCCCACCTCGTGGGACGCCCACAACCGGGCGAACTCCTCGCTGCCCGTCACCAGTTCGTCCACCAGTCCCGCCACCTCGGGATCCCCGGGGTAACGCGCGGCGACGGCGCGCAGGTGCTGGACCGAGACGCGGGCGAACCCGTCGGCGTCCGAGAGGCCGTACAGCCGCCGCCCCTGCGGGTACGGCTCGAGGAAGGCGCGGCGCAGCACGTTGCGGTCGCGCCACGGCAGGGCGGAGAAGTCCTCCATGAGGGCGGCTGCCAGGTCGTTCCAGGCGATGATCTCGTAGGTCGCCGACAGCGCGATCGCGGCGGCCTGCGGCAGCCGGCGCAGCAGGTCCAGGATGCTCGGCCGCACCTGGCGCGAGGGGCCGGTTGGCAGGCCCGGCGGGGTGCCGGCGAGGTGGTGGAGGTGGTCGCTTTCGGCGTCCGACAGGCGGAGGGCACGGGCCAGCCCTGCCAGCACCTCGCGCGACGGCCGCGGGCCACGGGCCTGCTCCAGCCGCGTGTAGTACTCGGTCGAGACGAACGCCAGCTGAGCCACCTCCTCACGGCGCAGCCCCGGGGTGCGGCGGCGCGGGCCGGCGGGCAGCCCCACGTCGGCGGGGGTGATCCGCTCGCGTCTGCTGCGCAGGAAGGCCGCCAGTTCTCCTCTGTCCACGGATCCCAGTGTGCGCGACCGCCACCGCGCGAGCCAGGTATCGCCGGTGCCTGGATACGTCCCGGCGTCCGGCGCAGGCTGGCCGCCATGAACACCACACCGACCACCGATGTCTCCGCCCCCGCGGCCCCGCTCGTCCCGGGCCTGCTGGCCGGCAAGGTCACCCTCGTCATCGGCGCCGGGCGCGGCATCGGTGCCGCCGCGGCGCGGCTGTTCGCCCGCGAGGGCGCCCGGGTGATGCTCGCGGCCCGTACCGAAGCCCAGCTGAAGGAGGTGACCGAGGAGATCCGGGCCTCGGGCGGCACCGCGGAGCACGTGGTGTGCGACCTGGCGGACGCGGCCGGCGTCCGTGCCGCCGTCGAGCACGCCGTGGATCGGTACGGCCGCCTGGACGCCGCCTTCAACAACGGCGCCGTGGCCGCGCCGCCCGGCCCGATGGACCAGGTGCGCGAGGCCGACTTCGACCGTCTGTACGCGGTGAATCTCAGAGGCCCGTGGCTGGCCATGGTCGCCGAAGTCGCCGCCATCCGCGCCACCGCCGGCCGTGGCGCCATCGTCAACACCTCCAGTGTCGGCGGCTTCGCGGGTAACCCTGTCCTGCCTGCCTACGGCGCGCTGAAGCGGGCCCTCAACAGCCTCACCGAGTCGGCCGCCGTCACCTACGGCCCGGAGGGCATCCGGGTCAACGCCATCGCCCCCGGCACCACGCTGACCGAGATGGTGCACCGGTGGGAGGAGGTCTCGCCCGGCGTCGTCGACCAGCTCAACGCACGAACCCCGCTGCGTCGCGCGGCCGACCCCGGCGAGATCGCCGAGGCCGCCGCCTGGCTGCTCAGCGACCGCTCCTCCTATGTGACCGGCGCGGTCCTGCCGGTCGACGGCGGCATGGGGGTCTGACCCGGGACACGAGCACCCCCGGGCAACCGGTCGAAGGGGGATCCGGCGCCGGTCCCCGGCCCGGGGTTCACGCGAACCCCGGGCCGGGGGAGTCGCACCGGCTTCCCCGGCCGGAGCGGCGGACCGGAGACTCACGGAAAATGTGATCTACATTGTAAAGGCGTCGGACCGCTCAACACCACGCCCGTTCGACCCGCGGGACGGGCCGCGGGATTCAACCGGCCAGAGCCTCCTCGGTGTCGTAGCCGTAGAGCCAGGCGTTCTGCCTGAGCGGGTCGCCGTCGATGAGGGCCGCGTCCCGCTCCACCTGCTCGGGGCCGTCGGGCAGGTGGTTCTGCACCTCCCGGCCGCGGCTCATCAGCTGCACCTGGGTGGCCCGGGGCCTGCGGATCTCCTCATAACGCAACAGCGCCGCACCCACCGTGTCCCGCGTGGCCTCACGCAGGCAACCGGCCAGGACCGCCGCGTCCTCGACCGCCTGGGCGGCACCCTGACCGAAGTAGGGCACCATCGAGTGCGCGGCGTCACCCAGCAGGGTCACCCGCCCGTCGGTCCAGCGCGGCAGCGGGCTGCGGTCGTACAGGGCCCAGCGCTTGGTGCTGTCGGCCGAGGCGATGAGCTCGCGCACCCGCGGGTCCCAGGTCTCGAACTCGCGCGCCAGGTCCTCGATCCGCCCTTCCGCCGTCCACGACTCGATCCGCCAGTCGCCGGCGGGCACGGTCGCGACGATGTTGACCAGCTTCTTGTCCCGGATGGGGTAGTGCACGAAGTGGCGGCCGGGTCCCAGCCAGAGCGTCTGCACCCGGCGCAGCACCAGCTCGGGCGCCTGCTCGGCGTCGACCAGGAGCCGGTAGGCGCACAGCCCGGAGAAACGCGGCTTCTCCTCCTCGACGAGGAGGGGACGCACGGTCGAGTGGATGCCGTCCGCGCCGATCACCGCGTCGGCGGTCGCCGTCGTCTTCTCGCCCCGGCTGTCGGTGAAGACCAGCTCGACCTGCTCACCGTCCTGGTGCAGCGTCTCCAGGCGCCGGTCGGTGCGGACCGCCTCGGCGGGCAGTGCCCGCAGCAGCATGGCGAGCATGTCGGCGCGGTGCGCGACGTAGCAGTCGATGCCGTACAGCCGCCGGCACTCCTCGCCCATCGGCTGGGAGAACAGCACCCGGCCGTCCTCCCAGCGCCGGAACTCCCAGGCGGCGTCCAGCGGCACGGCGAAAGAGGCCAGCTCCTCGCCGAGCCCGGCCCGCGCGAGCGGCCGGGCCATGTTGGGGCCCACCACGATGCCCGCCCCTACCTCGCGGAGTTCGGCGGTCTGCTCGTAGACGACGGCGTCGACGCCGGCCTGCCGCAGCAGCAGCGCGGCGGTCAGCCCGCCGAGGCCCCCTCCGACGATGGCGATCTTCACTCAAGTTCCCTTTCTTCGAACGGTGCGCGGTCCCGCCTGGCCGGCGGGTCGTCCGCGGTGGTGCCGACCGGGCCGCGGTGTTCCCCCACGAGATGTCGCATCAGCAGGTCCTCGCCGACATCCGGTGCACGCCACTCACCTGGGAGATCTTCGTACATTCCATCCGAAATCGGTAGCGGTGCAGGTCGGCGGGCCGGATCATGGCGGAGAGCCGGGAATTCCGGTGAGGCAGGGTTCGAACCACTCACGCGAGGAACTGTCGGAAGTATGACTTCACTCGATCGCATCGACGCCTACTGGCGCGCGGCCAACTATCTGTCGGTCGGGCAGATCTACCTGCTGGACAACCCGCTGCTGACCGAGCCGCTGCGGCCCGAGCACATCAAGCCGAGACTGCTGGGACACTGGGGCACCACGCCGGGGCTCAACTTCTGTTTCGCGCACCTGAACCGGGTCATCGCCGAGCGCGACCAGGACATGATCTACATCGCCGGCCCCGGGCACGGCGGCCCGGCCGCGGTGGCGCACGCCTGGCTGGAGGGCACCTACAGCGACCGCTACCCGGAGGTCTCGCAGGACGCCGACGGGATGCGGCGGCTGTTCCGGCAGTTCTCCTTCCCCGGTGGCATCCCCAGCCACGTGGCGCCGGAGGTGCCGGGGTCGATGCACGAGGGCGGCGAGCTGGGGTATTCGCTGGCGCACGCGTTCGGGGCCGCCTTCGACAACCCCGGCCTGGTGGTGGCGTGCGTCGTGGGGGACGGGGAGGCGGAGACCGGGCCGCTGGCCGCCAGCTGGCATTCCAACAAGTTCCTCGACCCGGCGCGCGACGGAGTGGTGCTGCCGATCCTGCACCTCAACGGCTACAAGATCGCCAATCCGACGGTGTTGGCCCGGATCCCCGAGGAGGACCTGGTCAAGCTGATGGAGGGATACGGGTACCGGCCGCACGTGGTGGCCGGGGACGACCCGGCGCAGATGCACGCCCTGATGGCGCGGACCCTCGACACGGTGTTCGAGCAGATCACCGACTACCGGGAGGGACGGGACGGCCGGCTGCCGATGATCGTGCTGCGGACCCCGAAGGGGTGGACCGGGCCGAAGACGGTGGACGGGCTGCCGGTCGAGGGCACCTGGCGCTCCCACCAGGTGCCGCTGTCGGCGGTGCGCGACAACGACGAGCACCGGGCGATGCTGGAGGAGTGGATGCGCTCCTATCGCCCGCAGGAGCTGTTCGACGCCGACGGCCGCCCGGTTCCCGAGGTGCTGGGCACG contains:
- a CDS encoding protein-tyrosine phosphatase family protein; this translates as MRTLELPAGGMVLARGLRRGTPAPDPPPQFGLYLLGHPPERPGLYGRYLVGLRPWTPPWPYERVDWPDFSAPRRPGEATDQLRATLARIERGERVEIACGGGRGRTGTALAALAVLQGMSPAQAVGWVRAAYAAGAVESRAQHRFLHRIAEAGQAP
- a CDS encoding helix-turn-helix transcriptional regulator, producing the protein MDRGELAAFLRSRRERITPADVGLPAGPRRRTPGLRREEVAQLAFVSTEYYTRLEQARGPRPSREVLAGLARALRLSDAESDHLHHLAGTPPGLPTGPSRQVRPSILDLLRRLPQAAAIALSATYEIIAWNDLAAALMEDFSALPWRDRNVLRRAFLEPYPQGRRLYGLSDADGFARVSVQHLRAVAARYPGDPEVAGLVDELVTGSEEFARLWASHEVGARPDLRKTFRHPLVGPITVNCDVLDIADRDQRVVIYTADPGSSSEEALRLLSVIGTQRLDVPG
- a CDS encoding SDR family NAD(P)-dependent oxidoreductase, yielding MNTTPTTDVSAPAAPLVPGLLAGKVTLVIGAGRGIGAAAARLFAREGARVMLAARTEAQLKEVTEEIRASGGTAEHVVCDLADAAGVRAAVEHAVDRYGRLDAAFNNGAVAAPPGPMDQVREADFDRLYAVNLRGPWLAMVAEVAAIRATAGRGAIVNTSSVGGFAGNPVLPAYGALKRALNSLTESAAVTYGPEGIRVNAIAPGTTLTEMVHRWEEVSPGVVDQLNARTPLRRAADPGEIAEAAAWLLSDRSSYVTGAVLPVDGGMGV
- a CDS encoding FAD-dependent monooxygenase codes for the protein MKIAIVGGGLGGLTAALLLRQAGVDAVVYEQTAELREVGAGIVVGPNMARPLARAGLGEELASFAVPLDAAWEFRRWEDGRVLFSQPMGEECRRLYGIDCYVAHRADMLAMLLRALPAEAVRTDRRLETLHQDGEQVELVFTDSRGEKTTATADAVIGADGIHSTVRPLLVEEEKPRFSGLCAYRLLVDAEQAPELVLRRVQTLWLGPGRHFVHYPIRDKKLVNIVATVPAGDWRIESWTAEGRIEDLAREFETWDPRVRELIASADSTKRWALYDRSPLPRWTDGRVTLLGDAAHSMVPYFGQGAAQAVEDAAVLAGCLREATRDTVGAALLRYEEIRRPRATQVQLMSRGREVQNHLPDGPEQVERDAALIDGDPLRQNAWLYGYDTEEALAG